In Nitrosophilus labii, the following proteins share a genomic window:
- a CDS encoding DUF190 domain-containing protein: MKRYLGPRKILRIYIDNNDTYDEKPLWEAILSAAKENGIAGATVFKGVAGMGAHSEISSFSVWSLSQKLPIVIEIIDKEDKIMSFLRVVDLMVKEGLVTLSDTEVISYKHQKFDY; encoded by the coding sequence ATGAAGCGCTATCTAGGACCAAGAAAGATTTTAAGAATCTATATAGACAATAACGACACTTACGATGAAAAACCTCTTTGGGAAGCTATTTTATCTGCCGCAAAGGAAAACGGTATTGCCGGTGCAACCGTCTTCAAAGGAGTTGCCGGAATGGGTGCTCACTCTGAGATAAGTTCGTTTTCGGTATGGAGTCTTAGCCAAAAACTACCTATAGTCATAGAGATAATCGATAAAGAAGATAAAATCATGAGTTTTTTAAGAGTTGTAGATCTCATGGTTAAAGAAGGTTTGGTAACGCTATCAGATACGGAAGTAATAAGTTATAAACATCAGAAA